In Candidatus Omnitrophota bacterium, the genomic stretch TCCTCATCTTTCAAATTTAAAATATCGACGACAACGGCTTTGATATCTTTTTTTTCTTTTATTTTCTTAGTCAGTTTTGATGTTTTAGAAGAATGATCGACAACATGCTGAATCAACTTATTGGATAAAATCCGTTTGATGATAATATCAAGCTCTTTTTCTGTTGGCTTTCCGAACAAAAGATATTTCTTCGCAGTTCGCACTGAAGACACGTTCATGATGCCTAAGTCCTTAATCCCTTTTAGAGTAGACTTTTCAACGGGATCCATAACGCCAGGATTATAAGCAATCTCAACAGTTTTAAAATCTTTTTGTTCGAATTTAGATAAAGAAGGTGTAGTTTCTTGAAAACACACGTAATCTTGAACAACAGGATCAACGAGTAATTCTCGGCAAATTTTGTGGATTTCTTTTGAAGCAATCTGACCATCGATCAAAAAAACTTGCTCAACAAGGACTTTGCTAATCGATGTAATGCCTAGATCCTGTATGTCGCAAGCAACCGCTTGACCTACAGCATCAAAAACACTTTCCTTGTCTTTTATTTCAACGCGCCAAATCATAGAATGAGGATTTTCTTAAATAACTATTAAAAAGGGTTTGCCTGGCTAGAAAACAAAATTCCCTAACAAAGCTTATTTAACAACTCTGCTTAACACTTCTTTATAGGCCTCTTCCACATTCCCGAGGTCCTTTCGAAAGCGATCTTTATCTAATCTTTTACCTGTGCCAACCTCCCATAAACGACAAGTATCAGGAGAAATTTCATCAGCTAAAATAATTTTTCCCTTAAAACGACCAAACTCAACTTTAAAATCAATTAAATCAAGATTGATGTCTAAAAAGAATTTCCTCATCAAATCATTAATCTTAAAAACGTATTCCTTCATCTGCTTAACTTCTTCATCCGTAGCCCATCCTAACGCACGAATATGGTATTCACTGACTAAAGGATCATTCAAAGAATCTTCTTTGTAACAAAAATCCAAAATAGGATTTTTAAGCTTCATGCCTTCTTCAAGATTAAGCAATCGACACAAAGAGCCCGCTGCAACATTACGGATAATAACTTCAATAGGAACAATTTCGACTTTCTTAACAAGCATCTCTCGATCATTGAGCGTTTTTTCAAAATGCGTCGGAATACCTTCAGATTCAAGATACTCAAATATTCGAGTTGAAATTTTGTTATTAAAGATTCCTTTTTGTTCAATAGTTCCTTTCTTCTGAGCATTAAAGGCTGTTGCGTCATCTTTAAAATACTGAATCAAGAAATCTGGAGAATCTGTTTCAAAAAGAATCTTTGCTTTGCCTTCATAAACCTGATTTTTCTTTTCCATAAAATCTCCTATTTAAAATATTAAACTTTAATTAAAGTCCAACTTTCTTAAAAATCTTATCTCTGTGACGAATATAATATTTCACATCAAAACATGCGTCAATCGCGCCCGGCCCCATATGCTTACGAAGCTTTCGATCACGCTTAAGAACATCTCTAAAATCTGAAGTTTCTTGCCAAACTTGCATCGCACATCGCTGAATAATGTCATATGCATCATCTCGTGTTAATCCTTTTCTCATAAGCTCTAAAAGAATTCTCTGCGAATAAATAAGCCCTCGAGTTTTAGTTAAATTTTGGATCATGTTCTTTGGATAAACCAATAACCCCTCTAAAACAGGAATAAATTTACTAAACATATAATGAAGCGCCATCGTACTATCCGGTAAAATGATACGTTCGACAGAAGAATGACTAATATCCCGTTCGTGCCAAAGATTAATATTTTCAAAGCCAGCTATAACATTTGCTCTTAAAAGACGAGCCAACCCAGAAATTCTCTCGCAAGTAATTGGGTTTCTCTTATGCGGCATCGCAGAAGATCCAATCTGTCCCTTAAAGAAAGGTTCTTCGACTTCTAAAATTTCTGTCTTCTGCAAATGACGAATTTCAGTCGCAAATTTATCTAAAGAACAACCAATAATAGCTATCGTATTTAAAAACTGACAATGAATATCTCTCTGAATAATCTGAGTGGCTACATTCGCAGCCTTCAAACCTAACTTCTGACAGACATACTCTTCAACCGATGGATCCACGTTTGCGTATGTCCCTACAGCACCTGAAAGTTTTCCAATGCGCAAGCTTTCTCTAGCTTGCTGCAAACGCTCTTCATTGCGCACCATTTCGTCATACCAAACAGCTAATTTCAATCCAAAAGTTGTTGGCTCAGCGTGCACACCATGAGAACGAGCAACACAAATTGTATCTTTATATTTTTTAGCTTGTTTCTTTAATGCCTTTAAGGTTTTATCAATATCTGATAATAAAACATCACAAGTTTCAACGCACTGCACAGAGAGCGATGTATCTAAAAGATCGGAAGACGTTAAGCCCATATGAAGATATCGAGCATCAGGGCCAATGCTTTGGCCGACGTTGACAATAAAAGCCACAACATCATGCTTTGTCTTCTCCTCGATTTTTTTAACTTCGTCAAGATCGTATTTGGCCTTCTTCTTGATATTCTCCATAGATTTCTTAGGAATAAGCTTTAACTTGGCCATAGCCTCACAAGCTAAAATCTCAATCTTTAGCATAATATCTAGTTTATGTTTTTCAGACCAAATATTTCCTATCTTCGACAAGGTATAACGTTCTATCATAATTCTTCTCTCCTTTTTTACTATTACCTTTACTTCTTTAAAAAACAAATTTGCCCGAGCACCTTAAGACAATTTCTAATATTGAACTCAAACAATATATCAAAAAAGGTATTTAAGGTCAAACAAAAACGCTTTTAAATATATATATTTAATACTTTATTTTATATAAGTTGTTGGAATACATAAAGATGTGATAATGAAGAATTCTATAGAAAATAGCCAATTTTTATCAAAAATGAGCTAAAAATCAAGTATTTTTGGAATAATCAGAAATAAAGATTTTTCTGCAAACGTTTACGCGCCAACAAGTTTTGTTTTTGATAAAACTCTTCTATTCGAGTTTTCCCTGAAAATATTTGTAACTTACGTCCATACTGTCTTGCAAAATCATGGGATTAACCTCTAAAACCTTGCGCCCGGTTGGACTTTCATAAAAATTAATCAAGTCTTGAAGTTCTTTATCGCTAAAATATTTCTCATAAATCGGTACGAGCTGAAGAACAATATCTTCTACATTAAATGCCTGTGCCAATTTATCCCTATCCTCCTCAGGCGATTGAGCAATCACATTGTCAAAAGTTTTACGCATATTTTCCTTAACCCCAGCAGCTTCCATATAGCGCAGAGCTAAATTTTTACTATCCCCTGAAAGACTTTTTGTCTTTTTGGGCACAGCCACCACCTGTTCAGACGAAGATGCCCCATCGCCGATGCGTTCAATCTCATCGAGATAGTAAGTCAACAAAAGACCATTAGCCTCAATTTTAATTTGGCGCTCTGTTTTCTCAACGATCACACCTGTAACAACACGTCCATTCTTGAGGTAAACTGTTTCTGCAAACACAATGGAAGCCGAATAATATAAAATAAACATACTTACACTTAAAATTAAAAATTTTTTCATAAAATCTCCCCAATAATATTTTTTATGCTTAAACAGAAAATGTTTCTTATTGTATCGCTTTGTATGGCTCTGGTCAAATAATCACTACACTATTAAAAAATTCTTTCCCATCAATAATTAAGTTGAATACAGAACTTTCCTATGATACGATATTTTTCAAAATAACAATAATTTAATTATGATTGAAACTTACAAAAAAAATATCGACAAGAACCTTCAAGCTTTTTTAGAAAAAATTAAGAAAGAATATAAATTTCATCTAGTCTACCCAATTCTTTTTGAAAGCATCAAAGACTTCTGTTCGCGTAAAGGAAAACGCATTCGTCCTCTTTTAATGATTTTAAGCTATCAAGGCTACGCAAAAAAAAGAGTCTCCCCAAAAAACCTTTATACCGCTTCTTCTTGCCTTGAACTTTTACATAATTTCATGCTGATCCATGATGACATTATTGACTGCTCTGATTTAAGGCGTGGAAAACCAACCATTCACAAAATTCTTTCCAAAACAGTTAAAACGAACGATAAAGAAAAGCTTGGCCAAGATCTAGCGATTGTTGCAGGCGACATTGTTTACGCCCTTGCCATTGATGCTTTTTTATCAATTAATGAAAATCATCAGCGCAAAGAGCAAGCTTTAAAATATTTTATTCAAACAGCCGCCTTTACCGCTATGGGAGAATTTATTGATATCGTTCACGGGTTTAAAAAAGTTAGCCATATTAAAGAAAAAGATGTCTTTTTAAATTACAGCTTAAAAACAGCTCGATACACTTTTGAATGCCCGCTAATCATTGGAGCGATTTTGGCCGGAGCCCAAAAGAAAGAAATCAAAAAACTTTCCCGATTAGGACTCCTTACGGGCCAAGCCTTTCAAATCCAAGACGACATATTAGGTGTTTTTGCAACACAAAAAAATATCGGAAAATCAATTCTTAGTGATATCGCTGAATTTAAAAAAACAATTCTTGTTTGCCATGCCTATCGCGAACTTTCAGGACAAAAAAAGAAAAACTTTATTAAATGTTTTGAAAAGCCTAAAAAAACCTACTCAGATTTAACAGCCATTAGAAAGATATTTATTGAATCCGGCAGCCTTCAATATAGCCTAAAAAAAATGAACTCTCTTATTGAGGAATCAAAAGAAATTCTTAAGAAACTTAGAATAAAACCAGAACACAAACACTATATTGAAACCGCCCTTTTTAAACTGTTTGAACAGTCGCAACATACGATGAACACAATACCGTTTGAAACTTAAAATCTTAAACTGATGAAACTAGAAAAAAAAGTATTCTGTCCTAATTGCGATTCGAAATATACAGATCTTGTTTCTTACGTTTATCGATGTTTAGAATCTGAAGATGCTGGACGCAAATTCTTTTCAGATGAAATAGAGACAGAAGTTGCCAAAAAAAAGAAGATCAATCCTGATCGGAGAGAGGAGCTCAAAAAGAAATTGTGTCCTCCGATGGAAGCCAAAATTTCCTTTCCTGCTCTTACCGTTGCCTTAATGGCTTTTTTAATTTCTTGGCTAGTAGTGGGATCTGTCCTTGCAAGTCGTATCGGAGAAAAGACATACTTCTTTCTAACGCTGATTATTGTAGGATCTTTGGCTTATCCGTTTTTTTCAACAATGGAATATATCATTGCGCAAGTTCGAAAAAATTACGCAAAATACAAAAAAGAAAAAAGCATTTGGGTCAAAAAATATTTCTGCTATGACTGTGAACATGTTTTTTCTTTAAAAAAAGAACCAGAAGAAAAATAACTAAATTAATCTGGCCGAAATCTCATCTAGAACAAGCCGTCCTTTCATCGTGCAACAAAGAACGCCTCCCTTGAGCTCAAAAAAACCGTCACTGATAAAACACTCGATTTTCTTTTTCTTTTCAGAGGATATTTTTTGCCCAAATCTCTTCTCGAGGACACCGATCTTAACGCCTTTATTCATCCGCAACCCAATCAACAAGCTTTCCATCATACGAAGACGAACACTTAGCTTCTCTTTTCCCTCAACAGAAGATTTCTTTTTCTGCATCAAGACAATATAATCATAAAGTTTCGAAACATTCCAATAGCGCTCTCCGTCCAAATGAGAGTGCGCGCCGACGCCAAAACCAACATAATTCCCACCATTCCAATAAATACAATTATGCAACGATTGCTTTTTATCTGATGCAAAATTGCTAATTTCATACTGGCAAAATCCTTTTTTTTCAAGAAACTTAACAACGAAAACATAAAATCTTGCCAAAGCATCCCCTGTAGGAAGAATTACTTTTGTCCGATAAAACTTACTATGCGGATCAATCGTTAACGTATAAAGAGAAAGATGTTCGCTTTTTAAATCCACCATCTTTTTAAGATCAATCGCAAGCTCTTGAGTAGTCTGTCCTGGAAAACCATACATAAAATCAAGATTAATATTTGAAAATCCAGCCTTGCGTAGAATAAAAAAAGATTTTCTGATATCGCTACAACAATGTGTTCGTCCTAAGAATTTCAAATATTTATTGCTAAAACTTTGCGCACCTAAGCTGACCCGATTAACCCCCAAGGATCTTAGTAATTTCGCTTTCTTTAAATCAATTAAATCAGGATTTATCTCAAATGTGATTTCGCATTTTTTATCAATAACAAAATTATCTTTAATCATATAAAAAAGTTTTTTTATTTGTCTTTCATCCAAAAAGCTCGGAGTCCCTCCTCCAATATAAATTGTTTTTATTTTTTTCTTTGAATGCTTCTTCATTTCTGAATTTAAACTATCTAAATATTGATTAACACGATGATTTTTTGCAACACTAATAACAAAAGAACAAAAAAAGCATTTTTGTTTGCAGAAAGGAATATGAATATAAATAGAAGAAAAATTCTTTATCATTTTTATTCTTTTTTTATCTTAT encodes the following:
- the hemW gene encoding radical SAM family heme chaperone HemW; this encodes MIKNFSSIYIHIPFCKQKCFFCSFVISVAKNHRVNQYLDSLNSEMKKHSKKKIKTIYIGGGTPSFLDERQIKKLFYMIKDNFVIDKKCEITFEINPDLIDLKKAKLLRSLGVNRVSLGAQSFSNKYLKFLGRTHCCSDIRKSFFILRKAGFSNINLDFMYGFPGQTTQELAIDLKKMVDLKSEHLSLYTLTIDPHSKFYRTKVILPTGDALARFYVFVVKFLEKKGFCQYEISNFASDKKQSLHNCIYWNGGNYVGFGVGAHSHLDGERYWNVSKLYDYIVLMQKKKSSVEGKEKLSVRLRMMESLLIGLRMNKGVKIGVLEKRFGQKISSEKKKKIECFISDGFFELKGGVLCCTMKGRLVLDEISARLI
- a CDS encoding DUF2059 domain-containing protein: MKKFLILSVSMFILYYSASIVFAETVYLKNGRVVTGVIVEKTERQIKIEANGLLLTYYLDEIERIGDGASSSEQVVAVPKKTKSLSGDSKNLALRYMEAAGVKENMRKTFDNVIAQSPEEDRDKLAQAFNVEDIVLQLVPIYEKYFSDKELQDLINFYESPTGRKVLEVNPMILQDSMDVSYKYFQGKLE
- a CDS encoding polyprenyl synthetase family protein; the encoded protein is MIETYKKNIDKNLQAFLEKIKKEYKFHLVYPILFESIKDFCSRKGKRIRPLLMILSYQGYAKKRVSPKNLYTASSCLELLHNFMLIHDDIIDCSDLRRGKPTIHKILSKTVKTNDKEKLGQDLAIVAGDIVYALAIDAFLSINENHQRKEQALKYFIQTAAFTAMGEFIDIVHGFKKVSHIKEKDVFLNYSLKTARYTFECPLIIGAILAGAQKKEIKKLSRLGLLTGQAFQIQDDILGVFATQKNIGKSILSDIAEFKKTILVCHAYRELSGQKKKNFIKCFEKPKKTYSDLTAIRKIFIESGSLQYSLKKMNSLIEESKEILKKLRIKPEHKHYIETALFKLFEQSQHTMNTIPFET
- a CDS encoding phosphoribosylaminoimidazolesuccinocarboxamide synthase — translated: MEKKNQVYEGKAKILFETDSPDFLIQYFKDDATAFNAQKKGTIEQKGIFNNKISTRIFEYLESEGIPTHFEKTLNDREMLVKKVEIVPIEVIIRNVAAGSLCRLLNLEEGMKLKNPILDFCYKEDSLNDPLVSEYHIRALGWATDEEVKQMKEYVFKINDLMRKFFLDINLDLIDFKVEFGRFKGKIILADEISPDTCRLWEVGTGKRLDKDRFRKDLGNVEEAYKEVLSRVVK
- the purB gene encoding adenylosuccinate lyase, producing MIERYTLSKIGNIWSEKHKLDIMLKIEILACEAMAKLKLIPKKSMENIKKKAKYDLDEVKKIEEKTKHDVVAFIVNVGQSIGPDARYLHMGLTSSDLLDTSLSVQCVETCDVLLSDIDKTLKALKKQAKKYKDTICVARSHGVHAEPTTFGLKLAVWYDEMVRNEERLQQARESLRIGKLSGAVGTYANVDPSVEEYVCQKLGLKAANVATQIIQRDIHCQFLNTIAIIGCSLDKFATEIRHLQKTEILEVEEPFFKGQIGSSAMPHKRNPITCERISGLARLLRANVIAGFENINLWHERDISHSSVERIILPDSTMALHYMFSKFIPVLEGLLVYPKNMIQNLTKTRGLIYSQRILLELMRKGLTRDDAYDIIQRCAMQVWQETSDFRDVLKRDRKLRKHMGPGAIDACFDVKYYIRHRDKIFKKVGL